GCGGCATGCAGAACGACAGGAATGGATCCCTCTCCAGCCTGCGGCTCATCGCATACAGTATGGATCCAGCCTTCCTTTTCGATAAAGTCCAAAGTTTGCTGTAATACATTGGGCCTGTACCAGCTTTGATTCCGAAATTCAATGGCAGCTGGAATATCGCCCATTTCAGCTTTGCACCATCGCAGGTAATTCACATTTTCCCGTTTACAATCAAACCATGGCGGAAACTGAAATAAGACCATCGCAAGCTTGCCGGACTTCTGATAAGCTTCCAGAGAGTCGCAAAATGCCTTGAACATTTCCTTCTTACTTTCAAATGGGATTTCCCCACGCTGATGTCCTGTCATCCCTTGATAGGCTTTAACGACAAACTGGAATGATGCTGGCGTCTCGGATACCCACTTTTCACTATTCCTCTTTGGCTGGACTGCATAG
The DNA window shown above is from Peribacillus sp. FSL P2-0133 and carries:
- a CDS encoding DUF72 domain-containing protein; this encodes MIYVGVTGWGDHDSLYHGGVSQRDKLKEYGAHFPVVEVDASFYAVQPKRNSEKWVSETPASFQFVVKAYQGMTGHQRGEIPFESKKEMFKAFCDSLEAYQKSGKLAMVLFQFPPWFDCKRENVNYLRWCKAEMGDIPAAIEFRNQSWYRPNVLQQTLDFIEKEGWIHTVCDEPQAGEGSIPVVLHAAGKDKTLIRFHGRNLHGWQRPSSGDNWREVRYLYRYNHQELTEWVEKIRKLEKESKEIYVLFNNNSGGDAADNAKQMIELLGIEYEGLAPKQLGLF